ATTCAAATCAGCACGTATCTCTCCATAAACCTCATGATTCACAAAAACATCTTTTACAATGCCTCCACAGTCCACAACTGTATTCAGTTCTTCCTCCATCTGATCGTCCGTATGCCTTACGCAAAATACTCTTGATGACTGATTTGGACCCTTCAGAATATATCCTCTGTTCGTAGAGATGATATCATAATCCGCCGCGCGAAGCAATGCGATATCCTGTACGATAACCTGCCTGCTCACCTGAAATATTCCGGCCAGTACTGTCCCTGACAGAGGTTTATCACTATTTTTGATTTGATTCAGAATCTCAATTCTACGGTCTTCGCCCCTCATTTTATCAACTCCTGTACAAATTGTAACAGTTACGTTTCATGATGATTAAAACTGTTACAATATCACTGATTTGATTTATTATACCATAGATTGATTCCGACTACAAATACTGAACTG
The window above is part of the Novisyntrophococcus fermenticellae genome. Proteins encoded here:
- a CDS encoding transcription repressor NadR, encoding MRGEDRRIEILNQIKNSDKPLSGTVLAGIFQVSRQVIVQDIALLRAADYDIISTNRGYILKGPNQSSRVFCVRHTDDQMEEELNTVVDCGGIVKDVFVNHEVYGEIRADLNVSSRLQVSRFMEGIRSGKSSPLNKVTSGVHCHTVLAESKEVLDSIEQALGEHGFQVRRIE